A stretch of Mus musculus strain C57BL/6J chromosome 19, GRCm38.p6 C57BL/6J DNA encodes these proteins:
- the Plekhs1 gene encoding pleckstrin homology domain-containing family S member 1 isoform X2 produces MRLQNSTHLIQKSLQRFRQAHLHQDHDFHSEPTQDTEEEYYLTPRSLEACLELENIAGPNDSGDSIESNSPDQGFKRAESNYVSMRSLRTCLLKESTSASADDNDGQAEFQTESELGPPHQDSGTGSDPCLSPPNSKAQTTDDQKGSASLTVVKLSILLNNIPDESQVETLNVFLSPRDAIDYLALVEAAGQICVARWEGPPRLGCLFYHGDHILAVNDLKPQSLEEVSLFLTRCIQKEKVKLSIGRIPNSEKLHASPCACSLRHQLAESVQRDLPELERTPKRSPAIKKSQKEAAGE; encoded by the exons ATGAGGCTCCAGAACAGCACT CATTTAATACAAAAAAGCCTCCAAAGATTCAGGCAAGCTCATCTTCATCAGGATCATGATTTCCACTCAGAACCCACCCAAGATACAGAAGAAGAGTACTATCTCACTCCTCGAAGTTTAGAAGCCTGTTTAGAA TTAGAGAATATTGCTGGACCCAATGATTCTGGTGACTCCATCGAATCCAATAGTCCGGACCAAGGTTTCAAGAGAGCGGAGAGCAATTACGTGTCAATGAGATCATTGAGAACCTG TCTCCTTAAAGAATCAACCTCTGCATCAGCCGACGACAACGATGGCCAAGCGGAATTCCAGACAGAGTCAGAGCTGGGGCCTCCCCACCAGGACAGCGGCACAGGAAGTGATCCATGTCTTTCACCTCCCAATTCCAAAGCCCAGACCACAGATGACCAAAAGGGGTCCGCCTCACTAACTGTTGTGAAATTGTCTATATTACTCAA CAACATCCCCGATGAGAGCCAAGTGGAGACTCTGAACGTGTTCCTCTCTCCTCGGGATGCCATCGACTACCTCGCTCTGGTAGAAGCAGCAGGACAGATCTG TGTGGCTCGCTGGGAAGGTCCTCCCCGACTAGGATGCTTATTCTACCACGGAGATCATATCTTGGCCGTGAATGAcctgaaaccccaaagcctggAGGAGGTGTCCTTGTTTCTTACCCGATGTATCCAGAAGGAG AAAGTGAAACTCTCCATTGGCCGGATCCCAAACTCAGAGAAGCTCCACGCTTCCCCCTGTGCATGCTCCTTAAGACACCAGTTGGCTGAGTCTGTCCAGCGGGATTTGCCAGAACTGGAGAGGACACCAAAGAGGAGCCCTGCCATCAAAAAGAGTCAGAAGGAAGCTGCTGGGGAGTAG